A stretch of the Thermus thermophilus genome encodes the following:
- a CDS encoding dipeptidase, with the protein MDLTELFAFLSIPSVSTDPARREDVRRAALWLAERLEARGFRTELHETPLHPILYAERFVDEKAPTVLVYGHYDVQPPDPLELWESPPFSPVVREGRIYARGASDDKGQLFAHVLAAEEAPVNLKFLVEGEEEIGSPHLPPFVRANREKLRADVVIVSDGAMFAPHTPTLTYGLRGLCYLEVRLRGARRDLHSGAFGGVAPNPIQALGWLLARLKDERTGRVLIPGFYERVRPVPEEEKALWPSLDEEALKRELGVEVLPGEEGYAPLERLWARPTLDPNGIWGGYQGEGSKTVIPAEAGMKLSMRLVPDQDPEEVAERAEAHLKAVCPPGYALEVRRLHGGRPVLTDPFSPPMRLMARALEEVWGRPPVYTREGGTIPVVAELKETLGAPIVLLGLGLPDDNLHAPNEKLDLVNLEKGVEVLRRFHRLLAG; encoded by the coding sequence GTGGACCTCACCGAGCTTTTTGCCTTTCTCTCCATCCCCTCCGTCTCCACCGACCCGGCCCGGCGGGAGGACGTGCGCCGGGCGGCCCTTTGGCTTGCGGAGAGGCTTGAGGCCCGGGGCTTCCGCACCGAGCTCCACGAGACCCCTCTCCACCCCATCCTCTACGCCGAGCGGTTCGTGGACGAGAAGGCCCCCACAGTCCTCGTCTACGGCCACTACGACGTCCAGCCCCCCGATCCCCTGGAGCTTTGGGAAAGCCCGCCCTTCTCCCCGGTGGTGCGGGAGGGCCGGATCTACGCCCGGGGGGCCTCCGACGACAAGGGGCAGCTCTTCGCCCACGTCCTCGCGGCGGAGGAGGCCCCGGTCAACCTGAAGTTCCTGGTGGAAGGGGAGGAGGAGATCGGAAGCCCCCACCTCCCCCCTTTCGTGCGGGCGAACCGGGAGAAGCTCCGGGCGGACGTGGTGATCGTCTCCGACGGGGCCATGTTCGCCCCCCACACCCCGACCCTCACCTACGGCCTCCGGGGGCTTTGCTACCTGGAGGTGCGCCTTAGGGGGGCGAGGCGGGACCTCCACTCGGGGGCTTTCGGGGGCGTGGCCCCGAACCCCATCCAGGCCCTGGGGTGGCTCCTCGCCCGGTTGAAGGACGAGAGGACGGGGAGGGTCCTGATCCCGGGCTTCTACGAGAGGGTGCGCCCCGTCCCCGAGGAGGAAAAGGCCCTCTGGCCCAGCCTGGACGAGGAGGCCCTGAAGCGGGAGCTCGGGGTGGAGGTTCTCCCGGGGGAGGAGGGCTACGCCCCCTTGGAAAGGCTTTGGGCCCGGCCCACCCTGGACCCGAACGGCATCTGGGGCGGCTACCAGGGGGAGGGCTCCAAGACGGTGATCCCCGCCGAGGCGGGGATGAAGCTCTCCATGCGCCTGGTGCCCGACCAGGACCCGGAGGAGGTGGCGGAGCGGGCCGAGGCCCACCTGAAGGCGGTCTGCCCCCCGGGCTACGCCCTGGAGGTGCGGAGGCTCCACGGGGGCAGGCCCGTCCTCACCGACCCCTTTAGCCCCCCCATGCGCCTCATGGCTCGGGCCCTGGAGGAGGTCTGGGGAAGGCCCCCCGTTTACACCCGGGAGGGCGGGACGATCCCCGTGGTGGCCGAGCTCAAGGAGACCCTGGGGGCGCCCATCGTCCTTCTGGGCCTGGGGCTTCCCGACGACAACCTCCACGCCCCCAACGAGAAGCTGGACCTGGTGAACCTGGAGAAGGGGGTGGAGGTCCTAAGGCGCTTTCACCGCCTCCTTGCGGGGTAG
- the hspR gene encoding heat shock protein transcriptional repressor HspR, fused homodimer type, which produces MDKVVDKDRPVYVISVAAELVEMHPQTLRLYERKGLIKPKRSSGKTRLYSERDIEKLREIRRLTQELGVNLAGVEEIMRLRAELEALQARFEAEVARLKAEIGDRFQELERKALPPPGQTEKPSPKDRPVYVISVAAELVEMHPQTLRLYERKGLIKPKRSSGKTRLYSERDIEKLREIRRLTQELGVNLAGVEEIMRLRAELEALQARFEAEVARLKLLLLEKEKEEALGGG; this is translated from the coding sequence ATGGACAAGGTGGTGGACAAGGACCGCCCCGTGTACGTGATTTCAGTGGCGGCGGAGCTTGTGGAGATGCACCCGCAGACGCTAAGGCTTTACGAGCGGAAGGGTTTGATCAAACCGAAGCGGTCCAGTGGGAAGACGCGGCTTTACTCGGAGCGGGACATTGAGAAGCTGAGGGAGATCCGCCGCCTGACGCAGGAGCTGGGGGTGAACCTCGCGGGGGTGGAGGAGATCATGCGGCTTCGGGCGGAGCTCGAGGCCCTGCAGGCCCGCTTTGAGGCCGAGGTGGCCAGGCTCAAGGCGGAGATCGGGGACCGCTTCCAGGAGCTGGAGCGGAAGGCCCTGCCCCCGCCCGGCCAGACGGAGAAGCCCTCTCCCAAGGACCGCCCCGTGTACGTGATTTCAGTGGCGGCGGAGCTTGTGGAGATGCACCCGCAGACGCTAAGGCTTTACGAGCGGAAGGGTTTGATCAAGCCGAAGCGGTCCAGTGGGAAGACGCGGCTTTACTCGGAGCGGGACATTGAGAAGCTGAGGGAGATCCGCCGCCTGACGCAGGAGCTGGGGGTGAACCTCGCGGGGGTGGAGGAGATCATGCGGCTTCGGGCGGAGCTCGAGGCCCTGCAGGCCCGCTTTGAGGCCGAGGTGGCCAGGCTCAAGCTCCTCCTCTTGGAGAAGGAGAAGGAGGAGGCCTTGGGCGGGGGCTAA
- a CDS encoding IclR family transcriptional regulator, with translation MARPREKPPQAVKTLERGLRVLEALAALEAAGLGELAGRTGLSKSTLYRLLRALAQAGFVEEEGGVYRVGPKAFAVGQAYPKRSLSQAVRPEMEALARETGESVNLAVPLGREALYLDQVEGTKLVRLFTAPGSRAPLHATGVGKVFLAYLGVPEGLSLTPYTPHTLTRLPDLLRELEAVRGRGYALDNEEKELGVRCVAAPVFGASGGVVAALSLSAPASRLSLEEAHRLAPRVVEAARRASLRLGYTGEV, from the coding sequence ATGGCGCGTCCGCGGGAGAAGCCGCCCCAGGCGGTGAAGACCCTGGAGAGGGGGCTTCGGGTCCTCGAGGCCCTGGCGGCCTTGGAGGCGGCGGGCTTGGGGGAGCTCGCCGGGCGCACGGGGCTTTCCAAGAGCACCCTCTACCGCCTCCTCAGGGCCCTGGCCCAGGCGGGCTTCGTGGAGGAGGAGGGCGGGGTCTACCGGGTGGGGCCCAAGGCCTTCGCCGTGGGCCAGGCCTACCCCAAGCGTTCGCTTTCCCAGGCGGTCCGCCCCGAGATGGAGGCCCTGGCGAGGGAGACGGGGGAGAGCGTGAACCTGGCGGTGCCCCTGGGGCGGGAGGCGTTGTACCTGGACCAGGTGGAGGGGACGAAGCTCGTCCGCCTCTTCACCGCCCCCGGCTCCCGGGCCCCCCTCCACGCCACGGGGGTGGGGAAGGTCTTCCTGGCCTATCTGGGGGTGCCCGAGGGGCTTAGCCTCACGCCCTACACCCCCCACACCCTCACCCGGCTTCCCGACCTCCTTCGGGAGCTTGAGGCGGTGCGCGGGCGGGGCTACGCCCTGGACAACGAGGAGAAGGAGCTCGGGGTGCGGTGCGTGGCCGCCCCCGTCTTCGGGGCCTCAGGGGGCGTGGTGGCCGCCCTCTCCCTCTCCGCCCCCGCAAGCCGCCTCTCCCTGGAGGAGGCCCACCGCCTCGCCCCCCGGGTGGTGGAGGCGGCCCGGAGAGCTTCCCTGCGCCTCGGGTACACAGGCGAGGTATAA
- the aceB gene encoding malate synthase A: MKGVEIRKDHPLLKEVLTEEALGFVVALHREFNPVRKALLERRQALWERYKAGEKPDFLQETAFVRGGDWKVAEAPPDLQDRRVEITGPVDRKMIINALNSGAKVFMADFEDALSPTWDNVIRGQKNLYDAVRRQIDFVSPEGKEYKLKEKTATLVVRPRGWHLVEKHVYVDGEPISASLFDFGLYFFHNAHELLRRGSGPYFYLPKLESHLEARLWNEVFNFAQDYLKIPRGTIRATVLIETILAAFEMEEILYELKEHAAGLNAGRWDYIFSCIKKFATTAPIFPDRAQVTMTVPFMKAYTELLVKSCHIHEAHAIGGMAAFIPSRKDPQVNERAFQQVRTDKEREASQGFDGTWVAHPDLVPVAMEVFDRYLGDKPHQKHVKREDVRVTAADLLNFHVPGGKVTEAGLRNNVSVALQYLNQWLLGNGAAAIFNLMEDAATAEISRAQLWQWVHREAQLEDGRTVTPELYQKIKEEELAKLGGRDKERYREAEEILDKLVLSEEFIEFLTLAAYEYID, from the coding sequence ATGAAGGGCGTGGAGATCCGGAAAGACCACCCCCTCCTGAAGGAGGTCCTGACGGAGGAGGCCCTGGGGTTCGTGGTGGCGCTGCACCGGGAGTTCAACCCGGTGCGCAAGGCCCTCCTGGAGCGGCGTCAAGCGCTTTGGGAGCGGTACAAGGCCGGGGAGAAGCCGGACTTCCTCCAGGAGACCGCCTTCGTCCGGGGCGGAGATTGGAAGGTGGCCGAGGCCCCGCCTGACCTCCAGGACCGCCGGGTGGAGATCACGGGCCCCGTGGACCGCAAGATGATCATCAACGCCCTGAACTCGGGGGCCAAGGTCTTCATGGCGGACTTTGAGGACGCCCTCTCCCCCACCTGGGACAACGTCATCCGGGGCCAGAAGAACCTCTATGACGCCGTCCGCCGCCAGATTGACTTCGTCTCCCCCGAGGGCAAGGAGTACAAGCTCAAGGAGAAGACGGCCACCCTGGTGGTGCGCCCCAGGGGCTGGCACCTCGTGGAAAAGCACGTCTACGTGGACGGGGAGCCCATCTCGGCGAGCCTCTTTGACTTCGGCCTCTACTTCTTCCACAACGCCCACGAGCTGCTAAGGCGGGGAAGCGGGCCCTACTTCTACCTGCCCAAGCTGGAAAGCCACCTCGAGGCCCGCCTCTGGAACGAGGTCTTCAACTTCGCCCAGGACTACCTGAAGATCCCCCGGGGCACCATCCGGGCCACGGTCCTCATTGAGACCATCCTGGCGGCCTTTGAGATGGAGGAGATCCTCTACGAGCTCAAGGAGCACGCCGCCGGGCTCAACGCCGGGAGGTGGGACTACATCTTCAGCTGCATCAAGAAGTTCGCCACCACCGCCCCCATCTTCCCCGACCGGGCCCAGGTGACCATGACCGTGCCCTTCATGAAGGCCTACACCGAGCTTTTGGTCAAGTCCTGCCACATCCACGAGGCCCACGCCATCGGCGGGATGGCGGCCTTCATCCCGAGCCGCAAGGACCCCCAGGTGAACGAGCGCGCCTTCCAGCAGGTGCGCACCGACAAGGAGCGGGAGGCCTCCCAGGGCTTTGACGGCACCTGGGTGGCCCACCCCGACCTGGTGCCCGTGGCCATGGAGGTCTTTGACCGCTACCTGGGGGACAAGCCCCACCAGAAGCACGTGAAGCGGGAGGACGTCCGGGTGACCGCGGCCGACCTCCTGAACTTCCACGTCCCCGGGGGGAAGGTGACGGAGGCGGGGCTTCGCAACAACGTCTCCGTGGCCCTCCAGTACCTGAACCAGTGGCTTTTGGGCAACGGGGCCGCGGCCATCTTCAACCTCATGGAGGACGCCGCCACCGCCGAGATCAGCCGGGCCCAGCTTTGGCAGTGGGTGCACCGGGAGGCCCAGCTGGAAGACGGCCGCACCGTTACCCCGGAGCTTTACCAGAAGATTAAGGAGGAGGAGCTCGCCAAGCTCGGCGGCCGGGACAAGGAGCGTTACCGGGAGGCCGAGGAGATCCTGGACAAGCTCGTCCTCTCGGAGGAGTTCATTGAGTTCCTGACCCTGGCGGCCTACGAGTACATTGACTAA
- a CDS encoding FAD-linked oxidase C-terminal domain-containing protein: MGFLEELKALLPGRVLTGEAELAPYESDALTAYRKRPLAVALPERKEEVLGVVRLCHRYGVPFVARGSGTSLSGGSLPVEGGVVIALNRMNRILRLDPKARIAVVEPGVVNLKVSQEAAPFGLYYAPDPSSQPISTLGGNVAFNSGGAHCLKYGMTANHVLGLEVVTPTGEVVRLGGESLEGVGPDLHGFFVGTEGLLGVAVEITLRLLPRPEAYHTVLAAYPSLEAAGEAVSRVIRAGLLPGAMEIMDRLSIEAAEKAVRAGYPPVEGLLIVELEGPKEEVAEEAQVLEGVLRESGALELRVARDEAERQAIWKGRKAAFSAVGRLSPDYLVQDGVVPRSRLGEALREIQRLSREYGLRVANVFHAGDGNLHPLVLYDGKKPGELERAEALAGEILRLCVRLGGSLTGEHGIGVEKKGYMPEMFSPEDLLAMEEVKRALDPKGLANRGKVLPEVVRAGA, translated from the coding sequence GTGGGCTTCTTGGAGGAACTCAAGGCCCTGCTTCCCGGTCGGGTCCTCACGGGGGAAGCGGAGCTTGCCCCTTACGAGTCGGACGCCCTCACCGCCTACCGCAAAAGGCCCTTGGCGGTGGCCCTGCCGGAGAGGAAGGAGGAGGTCCTCGGGGTGGTGCGGCTTTGCCACCGATACGGCGTCCCCTTCGTGGCCCGGGGAAGCGGCACGAGCCTCTCCGGGGGCTCCCTCCCCGTGGAGGGCGGGGTGGTGATCGCCCTGAACCGGATGAACCGGATCCTGAGGCTGGACCCCAAGGCCCGGATCGCCGTGGTGGAGCCCGGGGTGGTGAACCTCAAGGTCTCCCAGGAGGCCGCCCCCTTCGGCCTCTACTACGCCCCGGACCCCTCCAGCCAGCCCATAAGCACCCTCGGGGGGAACGTGGCCTTCAACTCCGGGGGGGCCCACTGCCTGAAGTACGGGATGACGGCGAACCACGTCCTGGGCCTCGAGGTCGTCACCCCCACGGGGGAGGTGGTGCGCCTTGGGGGGGAAAGCCTAGAGGGGGTGGGCCCGGACCTCCACGGCTTCTTCGTGGGGACGGAGGGGCTTTTGGGGGTGGCGGTGGAGATCACCCTAAGGCTTCTCCCGAGGCCCGAGGCCTACCACACCGTCCTCGCCGCCTACCCGAGCCTCGAGGCGGCGGGGGAGGCGGTGAGCCGGGTGATCCGGGCGGGGCTTCTCCCCGGGGCCATGGAGATCATGGACCGCCTGAGCATAGAGGCGGCGGAGAAGGCGGTGAGAGCAGGCTACCCCCCGGTGGAGGGCCTCCTCATCGTGGAGCTTGAGGGCCCTAAGGAGGAGGTGGCCGAGGAGGCCCAAGTCCTGGAAGGGGTCTTAAGGGAAAGCGGCGCCCTGGAGCTAAGGGTGGCGCGGGACGAGGCCGAGCGCCAGGCCATCTGGAAAGGGCGCAAGGCGGCCTTCAGCGCCGTGGGGAGGCTTTCCCCCGACTACCTGGTCCAAGACGGGGTGGTGCCCCGCTCCCGGCTCGGGGAGGCCCTGAGGGAGATCCAGCGCCTCTCCCGGGAGTACGGCCTAAGGGTGGCCAACGTCTTCCACGCCGGGGACGGGAACCTCCACCCCCTGGTCCTCTACGACGGGAAGAAGCCCGGGGAGCTGGAACGGGCCGAGGCCTTGGCCGGGGAGATCCTGAGGCTTTGCGTGCGCTTAGGAGGGTCCCTCACGGGGGAGCACGGCATCGGGGTGGAGAAGAAGGGCTACATGCCGGAGATGTTCTCCCCGGAAGACCTCCTGGCCATGGAGGAGGTGAAGCGGGCCCTGGACCCCAAGGGCCTCGCCAACCGGGGTAAGGTCCTGCCGGAGGTGGTCCGTGCCGGCGCTTAG
- a CDS encoding FAD-binding protein encodes MPALRPENLEEVREAVRAYPRLRARGGGTKPALSTPREGEALLDLSRLRGLLAYEPEEFVFTAFAGTPVAEVEEALRAHGQYLPFHPPLAGKGATLGGTVAAGLSGPLRHRFGGLRDFLLGVRFVDGEGRVVRGGGKVVKNAAGFPFHRLMVGSLGAFGVMVELSFKVFPRPRTTRTLRVRRENLEEALADLERLRLLPLDLLALDLVPPATLELRLGGFERSVEARLKRLQDLLGEGEVLAEDEAHWEAVRDLGFLEGSPIWVKVPAKPHLIPELEGLPLGPRRYLDGGEVLYAGATEEGLKALKEAGLPHLVLRGAETPLFPEPQGAFFAGVKKALDPKGRFPLG; translated from the coding sequence GTGCCGGCGCTTAGGCCGGAAAACCTGGAAGAGGTCCGGGAAGCCGTGCGGGCCTACCCCCGGCTCCGGGCGCGGGGCGGGGGGACGAAGCCCGCCCTCTCCACCCCAAGGGAGGGGGAGGCCCTTTTGGACCTCTCCCGCCTCCGGGGCCTTTTGGCGTACGAGCCCGAGGAGTTCGTCTTCACCGCCTTCGCCGGAACCCCCGTCGCCGAGGTGGAGGAGGCCCTAAGGGCCCACGGCCAGTACCTGCCCTTCCACCCGCCCCTCGCGGGGAAGGGGGCCACCCTGGGGGGGACGGTGGCCGCGGGGCTATCCGGCCCCTTGCGCCACCGCTTTGGGGGGCTTAGAGACTTCCTCCTCGGGGTGCGGTTCGTGGACGGGGAGGGAAGGGTGGTGCGGGGCGGGGGCAAGGTGGTGAAAAACGCCGCGGGCTTCCCCTTCCACCGCCTCATGGTGGGCTCCTTGGGGGCCTTCGGGGTCATGGTGGAGCTTTCCTTCAAGGTCTTCCCCAGGCCCCGGACCACCCGCACCCTCAGGGTGCGGCGGGAAAACTTGGAGGAGGCCCTCGCCGATCTAGAAAGGCTCAGGCTTCTCCCCCTAGACCTCCTCGCCCTGGACCTCGTCCCCCCGGCCACCTTGGAGCTTCGCCTGGGGGGGTTTGAAAGGAGCGTGGAGGCCCGCCTCAAGCGCCTCCAAGACCTCCTCGGGGAGGGAGAGGTCCTGGCGGAGGACGAGGCCCACTGGGAGGCGGTGCGGGACCTCGGCTTTCTGGAGGGAAGCCCCATCTGGGTCAAGGTGCCCGCCAAGCCTCACCTGATCCCCGAGCTGGAGGGGCTTCCCCTGGGCCCGAGGCGCTACCTGGACGGCGGGGAGGTGCTCTACGCCGGGGCCACGGAGGAGGGCCTAAAGGCGCTAAAGGAGGCGGGGCTTCCCCACCTGGTGCTAAGGGGGGCGGAAACGCCCCTCTTCCCCGAGCCCCAAGGAGCCTTCTTCGCCGGGGTCAAGAAGGCCCTGGACCCCAAGGGCCGCTTTCCCTTAGGGTGA
- the glcF gene encoding glycolate oxidase subunit GlcF, whose translation MQHRIPVEELGKEGEVMAHAVEACVHCGFCLPTCPTYVVLQEEMDSPRGRIFLMKEVLEGNLKLEEALPYLDRCLACQACVTACPSGVPYGELIATFRLWSEEKRHRFPLERTFRLGLLRTLPYPERFRPLAGLGVRLKPLLKPLPLPKPLKAPLALLPDRLPEEAPYREVYPAKGERKARVGILLGCAQRVLRPSINQATIRVLQENGVEVVAVPEQACCGALNLHAGDKEGARALARKNLKAFRDVDYVVTNAAGCGSGMKEYPLLFLGEPEEEEARALAAKVKDLSVLLDELGFTPPPPPRRPLRVAYHDACHLAHAQGVREAPRRLLKAAGLEVLEPKEWELCCGSAGTYNLFQPEIAEALGRRKAENLKATGADLVATGNIGCLTQIQAYLDLPVLHTAELLALLYEGKDPLA comes from the coding sequence ATGCAGCACCGGATCCCTGTAGAAGAGCTGGGCAAGGAGGGGGAGGTGATGGCCCACGCCGTTGAGGCCTGCGTGCACTGCGGCTTCTGCCTCCCCACCTGCCCCACCTACGTGGTCCTCCAGGAGGAGATGGACTCCCCCAGGGGGCGCATCTTCCTCATGAAGGAGGTCCTGGAGGGGAACCTCAAGCTGGAAGAAGCCCTCCCCTACCTGGACCGCTGCCTCGCCTGCCAGGCCTGCGTCACCGCCTGCCCAAGCGGCGTCCCCTATGGCGAACTCATCGCCACCTTCCGCCTGTGGAGCGAGGAAAAGCGGCACCGCTTCCCCCTGGAGAGGACCTTCCGCCTGGGCCTCCTCCGCACCCTCCCCTACCCGGAGCGCTTCCGGCCCCTGGCGGGGCTCGGCGTGCGCCTGAAGCCCCTCCTCAAGCCCCTTCCCCTCCCCAAGCCCCTGAAGGCCCCCCTCGCCCTCCTCCCGGACCGCCTTCCCGAGGAGGCCCCTTACCGGGAGGTCTACCCCGCCAAGGGGGAGAGGAAGGCCCGGGTGGGGATCCTTTTGGGGTGCGCCCAGAGGGTCTTGAGGCCCTCCATCAACCAGGCCACCATCCGGGTCCTCCAGGAAAACGGGGTGGAGGTGGTGGCGGTGCCGGAGCAGGCCTGCTGCGGCGCCCTAAACCTCCACGCCGGGGACAAGGAGGGGGCGAGGGCTTTGGCCCGGAAGAACCTGAAGGCCTTCCGGGACGTGGACTACGTGGTCACCAACGCCGCGGGGTGCGGCTCGGGGATGAAGGAATACCCCCTCCTCTTCCTGGGGGAGCCCGAGGAGGAGGAGGCCCGGGCCCTCGCCGCCAAGGTGAAGGACCTGAGCGTCCTCCTGGACGAGCTGGGCTTCACCCCGCCCCCACCCCCCAGGCGCCCCTTGCGGGTGGCCTACCACGACGCCTGCCACCTGGCCCACGCCCAAGGGGTGAGGGAGGCCCCGAGAAGGCTTCTCAAGGCGGCGGGCCTCGAGGTGCTGGAGCCCAAGGAGTGGGAGCTCTGCTGCGGGAGCGCGGGCACCTACAACCTCTTCCAGCCGGAGATCGCCGAGGCCCTGGGAAGGAGGAAGGCGGAAAACCTCAAGGCCACGGGGGCGGACCTCGTGGCCACGGGGAACATCGGCTGCCTCACCCAGATCCAGGCCTACCTGGACCTCCCCGTGCTCCACACCGCCGAGCTTTTGGCCCTCCTCTACGAGGGGAAGGACCCTCTGGCTTGA
- a CDS encoding type II toxin-antitoxin system VapB family antitoxin has product MALTIRNKEVERLAEEVARLAGETKTEAVRKALEMRLRELQRERNFDRVIRFLEEEVWPQIPPELLGKGIPKEEMDALWEE; this is encoded by the coding sequence ATGGCCCTCACCATCCGCAACAAGGAGGTGGAGCGCCTGGCGGAGGAGGTGGCCCGCCTCGCCGGGGAGACCAAGACGGAGGCCGTGAGGAAGGCCCTGGAGATGCGCCTTAGGGAGCTCCAAAGGGAGCGGAACTTTGACCGGGTGATCCGCTTCCTGGAGGAGGAGGTCTGGCCCCAGATCCCCCCGGAGCTTCTGGGGAAGGGGATCCCCAAGGAAGAGATGGACGCCCTCTGGGAGGAGTAG
- a CDS encoding type II toxin-antitoxin system VapC family toxin, with the protein MVVDSSALLALLLREPDHRLYLKAIRQASRAKVGAPTLVETAVALGRHLGFEKVHMVEALVKELGLEVVPFTEAHYREAVRAYARYGKGRHPARLNLGDCLSYALAQAEGEPLLYKGQDFDRTDLAWKPS; encoded by the coding sequence ATGGTGGTGGATTCCTCGGCCCTCCTGGCCCTTCTTCTACGGGAGCCCGACCACAGGCTCTACCTGAAAGCCATCCGCCAAGCCTCTAGGGCCAAGGTGGGCGCTCCCACCCTGGTAGAAACGGCGGTGGCCCTGGGACGACACCTGGGTTTCGAAAAGGTCCACATGGTGGAGGCCCTCGTCAAAGAACTCGGCCTAGAGGTGGTCCCCTTCACCGAGGCCCACTACCGGGAAGCCGTGAGGGCCTACGCCCGTTATGGAAAAGGCCGCCACCCTGCCCGCCTAAACCTCGGGGACTGCTTAAGCTACGCCCTGGCCCAAGCCGAAGGGGAACCCCTCCTCTACAAGGGCCAGGACTTTGACCGGACGGACCTGGCGTGGAAGCCCTCCTGA
- a CDS encoding glycerate kinase type-2 family protein yields MEALLKEAFLEALKATDPYRLTARHLPPWRPDLVLAVGKAAAPMLRAALDRYGEVPYHLTLPKGQEAPGLKAVFARHPVPDEESVRAAEEVLGLLQGLSSRARVLALLSGGGSALWCAPLGIPLEEKRALTEALLKSGASIREINALRKHLSRIKGGRALLATRAKVHALLLSDVPGDDPSVIASGPFHPDPTTYAEALALLDRYGLAFPGARAVLRQGAEGRLPETLKPQDPALRRLTWRLVGTNLHLLRAAQRFLRARGFRAAILSDRFGGEARALARFHAELVETIRAQGVPFRKPLFLLSGGEAQVRVVGRGRGGRNLEFLLALYAHLKTPLHALAADSDGLDGPSGAAGALLTPAVWEKGLDPRPFLEENDSLGFFQEAGTLLRTGPTGTNLNDFRLLFVD; encoded by the coding sequence GTGGAAGCCCTCCTGAAGGAAGCCTTCCTCGAGGCCCTGAAGGCCACGGACCCCTACCGCCTCACGGCGAGGCACCTCCCCCCTTGGCGGCCGGACCTCGTCCTGGCGGTGGGGAAGGCGGCGGCCCCCATGCTCCGGGCCGCCCTGGACCGCTACGGGGAGGTCCCCTACCACCTCACCCTGCCCAAGGGGCAAGAGGCCCCCGGGCTCAAGGCGGTCTTCGCCCGCCACCCCGTCCCCGACGAGGAGAGCGTCCGGGCGGCCGAGGAGGTCCTCGGCCTCCTCCAGGGGCTTTCCTCGAGGGCGCGGGTCCTGGCCCTCCTCTCGGGCGGGGGAAGCGCCCTCTGGTGCGCCCCCCTGGGGATCCCCTTGGAGGAGAAGCGGGCCCTCACCGAGGCCCTCCTCAAAAGCGGGGCGAGCATCCGCGAGATAAACGCCCTTCGCAAGCACCTCTCCCGCATCAAAGGGGGAAGGGCCCTCCTCGCCACCAGGGCCAAGGTCCACGCCCTCCTCCTCTCCGACGTGCCGGGGGACGACCCCTCGGTCATCGCCTCCGGGCCCTTCCACCCGGACCCCACCACCTACGCCGAGGCCCTGGCCCTCTTGGACCGCTACGGCCTCGCCTTCCCCGGGGCCCGGGCCGTCCTCCGTCAGGGGGCGGAAGGGCGCCTCCCCGAGACCCTAAAGCCCCAAGACCCCGCCCTGAGGCGCCTCACCTGGCGCCTCGTGGGGACGAACCTCCACCTCCTCCGGGCGGCGCAGAGGTTCTTGCGGGCCCGGGGCTTCCGGGCGGCGATCCTTTCCGACCGCTTCGGGGGGGAGGCGAGGGCCCTCGCCCGCTTCCACGCCGAGCTCGTGGAGACCATCCGCGCCCAAGGGGTGCCCTTCAGGAAGCCCCTCTTCCTCCTCTCCGGGGGAGAGGCCCAGGTGCGGGTGGTGGGGAGGGGAAGGGGCGGGCGGAACCTGGAATTCCTCCTCGCCCTCTACGCCCACCTCAAAACCCCCCTCCACGCCCTCGCCGCCGACTCCGACGGCCTGGACGGCCCTAGCGGCGCCGCCGGGGCCCTCCTCACCCCGGCGGTGTGGGAAAAGGGCCTAGACCCCAGGCCCTTCCTGGAGGAAAACGACAGCCTCGGCTTCTTCCAGGAGGCGGGAACCCTTCTCAGGACCGGCCCCACGGGGACCAACCTCAACGATTTCCGGCTCCTCTTTGTAGACTGA
- a CDS encoding nucleotidyltransferase domain-containing protein produces MEYPELAPVLEAILKTVPAQKVILFGSRARGEARPESDYDLLVVVPPEYKTMRVWKDLYLAVSKAKRGFSLDLLLATAEDLEKYRDAWATLYPKVLREGRVLYAA; encoded by the coding sequence GTGGAGTACCCGGAGCTTGCCCCGGTCCTCGAGGCCATCCTCAAGACCGTCCCGGCGCAAAAGGTCATCCTCTTCGGTAGCCGGGCGCGGGGGGAAGCTCGCCCAGAAAGCGACTACGACCTCCTCGTGGTGGTGCCTCCCGAGTACAAGACCATGCGGGTGTGGAAGGACCTCTACCTGGCGGTGAGCAAGGCCAAACGGGGCTTCAGTCTGGACCTCCTGCTGGCCACCGCGGAGGACCTGGAAAAGTACCGGGATGCCTGGGCCACCCTTTACCCCAAGGTCCTGAGGGAAGGCCGGGTGCTCTATGCCGCGTGA